The Schizosaccharomyces pombe strain 972h- genome assembly, chromosome: I genome contains a region encoding:
- the til1 gene encoding tRNA(Ile)-lysidine synthetase family protein: MDTIKLKEFYNSLVSIRRRVGHRRLGIAVSGGVDSMLLSWFMKESQIMFGWPNQFIAFVVDHRIRKNSTEEALQTIWNLNRMLIPNVYLNINWGNDDVHSLTNLETIAREHRYQVLTRACITHNIRHICTAHHANDQAETIFMRLLRRKPGTWGGLCAMKPVSQIPESDSICGASNIELLRPLLPYYKNQILNTAKQHGIAWEEDPTNADINLTPRNAIRRFLNQHAALTVEATKLATAFQSLQVNIDNKVDEILKDNIVSYHQPSGTLSLCFSKNELKKHSNLTKEELLLRCLTLTTSCRQIKRSSVVSLCNSVFDGKKLTIAKCLLTSSSIKDDTKLQLQISRQPFSKAELKKKTITINPDRYVLWDHRFWIKYSCKNTQTTLILRPLLSKDLNSLKGFLSKEEFLKFCIQVPGHIRFTIPVLSEENDKLVGIPTFGFNFRSDIISNCLHKFKL, translated from the exons ATGGATACTatcaaattgaaagaattcTATAACAGTCTTGTTAGTATACGACGAAGGGTTGGTCACAGGCGGCTTG GGATAGCTGTGTCTGGGGGAGTGGACAGCATGCTACTTTCTTGGTTCATGAAGGAATCGCAAATTATGTTTGGATGGCCTAATCAATTTATTGCCTTTGTGGTTGATCATCGAATTCGTAAGAATAGCACTGAAGAGGCTTTACAAACAATCTGGAATTTGAATCGTATGTTAATACCAAATGTTTATCTCAACATCAATTGGGGTAATGATGATGTTCACTCTTTAACAAACCTTGAGACAATAGCTCGAGAGCATCGATATCAAGTTTTGACTAGAGCTTGTATTACACACAATATCAGGCATATTTGCACAGCACATCATGCCAATGATCAAGCAGAAACCATATTTATGAGATTGCTAAGACGTAAACCCGGAACATGGGGTGGATTGTGTGCAATGAAACCAGTATCGCAGATACCAGAATCTGACTCAATTTGTGGGGCTTCAAATATAGAACTGTTACGCCCATTACTTCCATATTATAAG AAccaaatattaaataccGCAAAACAACATGGAATTGCTTGGGAAGAGGATCCAACAAATGCTGATATAAATCTCACCCCTCGAAATGCAATACGAAGATTTCTAAACCAACATGCCGCATTGACCGTAGAGGCTACAAAACTAGCTACCGCGTTTCAGTCCTTACAGGTGAACATAGATAATAAAGTTGATGAAATACTAAAAGATAATATTGTGAGCTACCATCAGCCATCTGGTACATTATCTTTatgcttttcaaaaaatgagcTCAAAAAGCACTCTAATCTTACTAAGGAAGAATTGCTCTTAAGGTGTCTAACATTGACTACAAGTTGCAGACAGATTAAACGATCTTCTGTTGTAAGCCTTTGTAATTCAGTTTTTGATGGAAAAAAGCTAACAATTGCTAAATGTCTACTCACTTCCTCTTCTATAAAGGACGACACTAAATTACAACTCCAAATTTCCAGACAACCATTTAGTAAAGctgaattgaaaaaaaaaactataaCCATAAATCCTGATCGTTATGTTTTATGGGATCACAGGTTTTGGATAAAGTACAGTTGCAAAAATACACAGACTACACTTATACTTAGACCGTTGCTTTCCAAAGATCTAAATTCATTGAAGGGATTTTTGAGTAAGGAAGAGtttcttaaattttgtatacAAGTTCCGGGCCATATCAGGTTTACTATTCCAGTCTTGTCGGAAGAAAACGATAAGTTAGTTGGAATACCTACTTTTGGGTTTAATTTTAGAAGTGATATTATCTCAAACTGTCTACACAAGTTCAAGCTTTAA
- the acp1 gene encoding F-actin-capping protein alpha subunit gives MEKEAIYKLIRESPPGEVNQVVHDIRDIGLSDEEAIHEQLKLYHEDYNSSVSISDDEKVIISADNRLEGNRYYDQVLQKSFTINYETMEAENVEDYTEAIKIPDEIVKQIKKVASDHYLSDVTFGIIKKSDEVESFTIVLVSSKYNPKNYWNGSWRCICNYNVSEKKLEGRSHIRVHYYEDGNVWLDASRPISATVEETSKLYEVLAQVENGIQQSFNVELSSLNDKKFKELRRQLPVTRQKINWENVSGIRMRNT, from the exons ATGGAAAAGGAGGCAATTTACAAACTCATTAGAGAATCTCCTCCAGGAGAAGTTAATCAAGTAGTTCATG ATATACGCGACATCGGTCTAAGTGATGAGGAAGCAATTCACGAACAACTGAAGCTTTATCATGAAGACTACAACTCTTCTGTCAGCATATCGGATGACGAAAAAGTAATTATTTCAGCTGATAATCGTCTAGAGGGCAATCGCTATTATGATCAAGTTTTACAGAAATCATTTACCATTAATTATGAAACTATG GAAGCTGAAAACGTTGAAGATTATACCGAAGCCATAAAAATTCCCGATGAAATAGTaaagcaaattaaaaaggtTGCTTCGGATCACTATCTATCTGATGTAACATTTGgaatcatcaaaaaaagcGATGAAGTGGAATCGTTTACAATTGTTTTGGTTTCTTCAAAGTATAATCCCAAGAACTATTGGAACGGTTCGTGGCGCTGTATATGCAATTACAACGTTTCGGAAAAGAAACTGGAAGGCAGGTCGCATATTCGTGTTCATTACTATGAAGACGGAAATGTTTGGTTGGATGCATCCCGTCCTATTTCTGCTACAGTCGAGGAGACCAGTAAGCTTTATGAAGTGTTGGCTCAAGTCGAAAATGGAATTCAACAGTCCTTCAACGTTGAACTTTCTTCACTTAATGACAAAAAGTTTAAAGAATTGCGTCGTCAACTTCCAGTCACTCGCCAGAAAATTAATTGGGAAAACGTTAGTGGCATCCGTATGAGAAATACTTGA
- the nod1 gene encoding protein Nod1 has protein sequence MEKPLPNPPIQESLRKQSPQDAVYDDLVFGLKRYEAAFSIKDSIEDVLANFSKDEEKEMVCLSTSIAENPYQSLSLESVPSKILFGSFLFYVKDRIPEKAGYIIEEQFCKRLQQIDYDAYSFSPKECNEKLKNIFSEFSQMKLKMLSVFFSIVQILLPKLSGDYQEHVQFFASISAVVAPRGYVFEIYHAVEHLSLEAREVFQLHHPPSPKQTRRVVSEGPLNGVNYKQNTTNNRVSSFQNSQYSTLNNFQNNSNQSPNSNDLQPLQAEAFHSAHNGYSSSTLNLNSELNVMKDHDLQAPIPRALKQHKLPPIPVPEVQTTNIGYQTDLPLQNPNDNLVSLAIYEALYEKFLKACKDLEEVSKSYEESREEIEALHETFTEEVTSFQSTKRLKEEKIIQEKSRVDKMIDEYRQKLSEST, from the coding sequence ATGGAAAAACCATTGCCTAATCCGCCTATTCAAGAAAGTTTACGAAAGCAATCCCCCCAAGACGCTGTTTACGATGATTTGgtttttggtttaaaaCGTTATGAAGCGGCTTTCTCAATTAAAGACAGTATTGAAGATGTTCtagcaaatttttctaaagacGAGGAAAAGGAAATGGTTTGTCTCAGTACGTCGATTGCAGAAAATCCTTATCAATCGCTTTCATTAGAATCTGTTCCATCCAAAATACTATTTggatcatttttattttatgtaAAGGATCGAATCCCGGAGAAAGCTGGTTATATAATTGAAGAGCAGTTCTGTAAACGACTTCAACAAATCGATTACGATGCTTATTCTTTCTCACCAAAAGAgtgtaatgaaaaattaaaaaatattttctctGAATTCTCTCAAATGAAGCTAAAAATGTTGTCTGTTTTTTTCTCGATTGTACAAATTTTGCTTCCTAAACTCAGTGGAGATTATCAGGAACATGtccaattttttgcttctatATCGGCTGTCGTAGCACCGAGGGGTtatgtttttgaaatctaTCATGCAGTTGAACATTTATCTCTTGAAGCTAGGGAAGTTTTTCAGCTGCACCATCCTCCTTCCCCAAAACAAACAAGGCGGGTCGTTTCTGAAGGACCTCTTAATGGCGTAAACTACAAGCAAAACACTACTAACAACAGAGtctcttcttttcaaaattctcaATACTCTACGCTAAataatttccaaaataacTCTAATCAATCACCTAACTCCAATGATTTGCAACCACTTCAAGCTGAAGCCTTTCACTCCGCACATAATGGGTATTCTTCCTCTACACTCAACCTTAATTCTGAACTAAATGTAATGAAAGATCACGATCTACAAGCTCCGATTCCGCGTGCTTTAAAGCAGCATAAACTTCCTCCCATACCCGTACCTGAAGTTCAAACAACTAATATTGGTTATCAAACTGATTTACCATTGCAAAATCCCAATGATAACTTGGTATCTTTGGCGATTTATGAGGCACTTTACGAGAAATTTCTTAAAGCCTGTAAAGATCTGGAAGAAGTTTCCAAGTCATATGAGGAAAGCCGTGAGGAGATTGAAGCTTTGCATGAAACATTTACGGAGGAAGTGActtcttttcaaagtaCTAAGAGATtgaaagaggaaaaaattattcaagaaaaaagtcGGGTTGATAAAATGATCGACGAATATCGTCAAAAACTTTCAGAAAGCACTTAA
- the pet801 gene encoding putative S-adenosylmethionine transporter, whose product MSFFEALGAGICAGLAVDLSLFPIDTLKTRLQAKGGFVKNGGFHGVYRGLGSILVGSAPGASLFFTTYENMKSRLSQSGLGLSDPQIHMCSASLGEIAACIVRVPTEVIKQRAQASGGTLSSRNILQTILKSNNVWRDFYAGYGITIAREIPFTLIQFPIWEHLKLKWRIKHSRNKNLAHEAAISGSIAGGIAAALTTPFDVVKTRIMTSQQRLSYVFTIKSIVAHEGFLALYKGIVPRVLWLSGGGAIFLGCYDVILNFMKAEGL is encoded by the exons AtgtcattttttgaagctcTGGGT GCAGGAATCTGTGCTGGATTGGCAGTTGATCTATCCTTGTTTCCTATTGATACACTTAAAACTAGACTACAAGCAAAAGGAggatttgtaaaaaatggagGGTTTCATGGTGTATATCGGGGATTAGGCAGTATACTAGTTGGCAGTGCCCCAGGAg cctctttattttttactactTATGAAAACATGAAATCCAGATTATCCCAGTCTGGCCTTGGACTATCAGATCCCCAAATTCATATGTGTTCAGCTTCTCTAGGTGAAATTGCGGCTTGTATAGTTCGAGTCCCTACAGAAGTAATTAAGCAAAGAGCACAAGCTTCTGGTGGAACATTATCATCTagaaatattttgcaaacgattttaaaatctaaCAATGTCTGGCGCGATTTTTATGCTGGTTATGGAATCACTATTGCAAGGGAAATCCCTTTCACACTAATCCAATTCCCAATTTGGGAGCACCTGAAACTGAAATGGAGAATTAAACATTCTCGAAATAAGAATTTAGCTCATGAAGCAGCTATCTCGGGCTCCATTGCAGGTGGAATAGCCGCTGCTTTAACAACTCCATTTGATGTTGTTAAAACGAGAATTATGACATCTCAGCAG CGACTTTCTTATGTGTTTACAATTAAATCGATAGTTGCCCATGAAGGCTTTCTTGCTCTTTACAAAGGTATAGTTCCTCGAGTCTTATGGTTAAGTGGAGGAGGTGCTATTTTCTTAGGCTGCTACGATGTCatattgaattttatgaaagCCGAAGGATTGTGA